Proteins encoded within one genomic window of Fusarium musae strain F31 chromosome 4, whole genome shotgun sequence:
- a CDS encoding hypothetical protein (EggNog:ENOG41), translating to MNFLKSAVASAIAQGPPFPYNFGDKVDIDESIWTLYNGTKREDGSNCSIFSFDITSNRSQLPLAKNALKKLRTLRHPGVIKLLDAVETETYIYIATERVVPLRWHVRRKSLSPETIKWGLHSVARTIKFINEDASSIHGSIKVGSIYTSESGEWKLGGFDVLSSLKDDESIIYARGPRIGTRVLKLTYTQTYGSLVPDAGRYSPPELARGGWDVIKKNPHTAVDAFNLGTLIFEVFNGDYNGADQAGQTKSIPPSMQSSYKRLCNANPKARISVGAFLDQGNRNASFFDSSLIKLTEGIDNLDIKTPDEREEFLSGLDELSDDFPEEFFKLKVMPELMKSAEFGGGGPRAVSVVLKIASKLPKDDFDSKITPFIIRLFGNPDRAIRVCLLDSLPLMIDQLSQKIVNDKIFPQLITGFTDVTPVVREQTLKSVLVIITKLSDRTINGDLLKQLARTANDEQPGIRTNTTICLGKIAKHLGTSSRSKVLIAAFTRSLRDPFVHARNASLMALGATAEYFTDEDSACRILPVISPVLIDKEKIVRDSATRTMDIYLQKIKKAASAMPESVLPPPQTNDGSAPRMSTPQPNENTPGGWAGWAISSFTNKISAAAGEINAESDSRAASPGPAPSPNSEPKKPATSTASSLHRQAVKSPPATLSRNSSHTASVVADSFLPADDGEDAGDSWGDMNDDFDSFDSPGQSSKQPATTTASAATFDDDGEPDFAGWLAAQSQKKPTKALPKGLSKSSAAKKPAAKPAAKPIAAKKIDMKPKETDDDDGWGDGW from the exons ATGAACTTTCTCAAATCTGCCGTGGCCTCGGCCATAGCACAAGGCCCTCCCTTTCCATACAACTTTGGTGACAAGGTTGATATCGATGAGTCCATCTGGACCCTGTATAATGGTACCAAGAGG GAAGATGGTTCAAACTGCAGCATCTTTTCCTTCGATATCACCTCCAACCGATCCCAACTCCCCCTGGCCAAGAATGCCCTAAAGAAGCTCCGAACACTACGGCACCCAGGCGTGATCAAACTTCTAGATGCGGTCGAG ACGGAGACGTATATCTACATTGCGACTGAACGAGTAGTACCCCTACGATGGCACGTTCGAAGAAAGAGTCTCAGCCCTGAGACGATAAAATGGGGCTTGCATAGCGTTGCG CGCACTATAAAATTCATCAACGAAGACGCTTCCTCGATCCACGGCAGCATCAAGGTTGGATCGATATATACTTCAGAGAGTGGCGAGTGGAAGCTTGGTGGCTTTGATgttctcagcagcctcaaggaCGATGAATCAATAATTTATGCAAGAGGTCCCCGGATAGGTACCCGTGTACTCAAGCTAACATATACACAGACATACGGTAGCTTGGTCCCTGATGCGGGTCGATACTCTCCTCCAGAGTTGGCACGAGGCGGATGGGAtgttatcaagaagaacccaCATACAGCAGTAGACGCATTTAATCTTGGAACGTTGATCTTTGAAGTCTTTAACGGCGATTATAACGGAGCTGATCAGGCTGGCCAAACGAAGAGCATTCCCCCTTCAATGCAGTCTAGTTATAAACGTCTGTGTAACGCCAACCCAAAGGCTCGAATTAGTGTGGGTGCTTTCCTTGACCAAGGCAACCGAAATGCTTCTTTCTTCGACAGTTCTCTCATCAAACTGACCGAGGGTATCGATAACCTGGACATCAAGACGCCAGATGAACGAGAAGAGTTCCTTAG TGGACTGGATGAACTGAGCGATGACTTCCCAGAAGAGTTCTTCAAGCTAAAGGTTATGCCAGAGCTGATGAAGTCCGCTGAgttcggtggtggtggcccTAGGGCTGTATCTGTAGTTCTCAAAATCGCATCTAAACTTCCCAAAGACGACTTTGATTCAAAGATTACACCCTTCATCATTCGCCTGTTTGGAAATCCCGACCGAGCTATTCGAGTGTGCTTATTGGATAGCCTTCCTTTGATGATTGATCAGCTATCACAGAAGATTGTCAACGACAAGATCTTTCCACAATTG ATCACTGGCTTCACTGACGTGACACCCGTCGTACGAGAACAAACATTAAAGTCTGTTTTGGTCATCATCACTAAGCTCTCGGACCGCACAATCAATGGTGACCTCCTCAAGCAACTTGCAAGAACCGCAAATGATGAACAACCGGGCATTCGAACAAATACAACTATCTGCTTGGGAAAGATTGCAAAGCACTTGGGTACTTCGTCCCGCTCAAAGGTTCTTATTGCCGCCTTCACTAGGTCACTCAGAGATCCATTTGTTCATGCCCGAAATGCTTCCCTAATGGCCTTGGGTGCCACTGCGGAGTACTTTACAGATGAGGATAGCGCATGCAGGATCCTGCCCGTTATCTCTCCTGTCCTGATTGATAAGGAGAAGATTGTCCGCGACTCTGCTACTCGTACTATGGATATATATCTccaaaagatcaagaaggcagCTTCTGCCATGCCTGAAAGCGTTttgcctcctcctcaaacGAATGATGGCTCAGCTCCACGGATGAGCACTCCACAGCCTAACGAAAACACCCCAGGTGGCTGGGCAGGCTGGGCAATCTCTTCCTTCACAAACAAAATCTCTGCGGCTGCAGGCGAAATTAATGCGGAGTCAGACTCCCGTGCTGCTTCACCTGGGCCCGCGCCCTCACCTAACTCCGAGCCAAAGAAGCCGGCAACGAGTACCGCCTCGTCACTTCACCGCCAAGCAGTCAAATCTCCCCCAGCAACACTCTCGCGAAACTCTTCACATACTGCAAGTGTAGTAGCTGACTCATTCTTACCCGCcgatgatggtgaggatgCTGGAGACTCATGGGGAGATATGAACGATGATTTCGACAGTTTCGACTCTCCCGGACAATCCTCAAAACAGCCTgcgacaacaacagcatctGCTGCCacttttgatgatgatggcgagccTGACTTTGCTGGATGGTTAGCTGCTCAGTCACAGAAAAAGCCCACCAAGGCCTTGCCGAAGGGTTTATCGAAATCAAGTGCAGCTAAGAAGCCTGCGGCCAAACCGGCTGCGAAACCAATTGCTGCGAAAAAGATTGATATGAAGCCGAAGGAgacagatgacgatgatggttGGGGCGATGGCTGGTAA
- a CDS encoding hypothetical protein (EggNog:ENOG41) — translation MAQGTVKKLGRATPAKITHSKRQASKVHKPKKTKASVDKVHKKFTSGMTARTEALLGERAGHLELLGQGKKKTDKKTTQKGGSKKFG, via the coding sequence ATGGCCCAAGGCAcggtcaagaagctcggaCGAGCAACCCCGGCCAAGATCACACACTCAAAACGACAAGCATCGAAAGTGCATAAACCCAAGAAGACAAAAGCGAGCGTCGACAAGGTGCACAAGAAATTCACAAGCGGCATGACGGCGCGCACAGAAGCGCTCCTCGGTGAGCGCGCAGGACATCTGGAATTGCTTGGacaaggaaagaagaagacggataAAAAGACGACTCAGAAGGGCGGCTCGAAGAAATTTGGTTAA
- a CDS encoding hypothetical protein (EggNog:ENOG41) codes for MEASGADKGFFQKPPVLNNQFHDDVTFQRCFKLFLPWQIVQQVQAELASLGDDVLSDQVFAWITDAEHNKPFLKGSGRDVFGQWKGDLVTGEGWRGLQNFGLSRGFVAAGYDTPYGAFARAYQFMRIQLWTPSCANVGCPSAMQDGAARLLQTHLSSPELVAKLTDEQKKVFENAFNHLTTRDSQRAWTSGQWMTERTGGSDVSLTETTAVHMPTSEIQLASKDEEIPLGPWSINGFKWFSSATDSRMTVLLARTSKGGLSAFMAPMYKHDASATTATGLRKSNGEQLNGVRIQRLKNKSGTQSLPTAELVLQDMRAWLIGQEGRGIQEIATILTLTRVHSSVAAVGYLGRGLAIARAYAQVREVGGGKGTRMKLTESSLHMRTLSKISFEYRGLMLLTIFTSYVLGVSEHGIASDANLSPALEALTPSAQHAAPLIRVLTQLTKAYVCKASVQLLFSCMEALGGVGYLANEEQEYLNIARLHRDCAVLPIWEGTTDVLSTDFLRAIKHPKAGQDTLNALEDSIKKGMAFQGKVSWPEGLNNLAAWKSLRQRIERESLADLMGDAREVLWAVADLLVSVLLFVDAGSDGDQVSLDIFHRFLEGKNVTTKREKVSAREQLAKDFAVVYGGPRNEIFAKL; via the exons ATGGAGGCTTCAGGCGCTGATAAGGGCTTCTTCCAGAAGCCTCCCGTTCTGAACAATCAGTTTCATGATGATGTGACCTTCCAGAGGTGCTTTAAGC TGTTTCTTCCATGGCAGATCGTTCAGCAAGTCCAAGCTGAACTGGCTTcacttggagatgatgtccTCTCCGACCAAGTTTTTGCCTGGATCACGGATGCTGAACATAACAAACCGTTCCTTAAAGGATCAGGCCGTGATGTATTTGGCCAGTGGAAGGGTGATTTAGTCACGGGTGAAGGGTGGCGTGGTCTCCAGAATTTTGGCCTGTCCCGAGG ATTTGTCGCCGCTGGATATGATACTCCATATGGTGCATTTGCACGAGCATACCAGTTCATGCGCATACAACTTTGGACGCCATCGTGTGCCAATGTCGGTTGTCCTTCCGCTATGCAGGATGGCGCTGCTCGACTTCTACAAACACACCTTAGTAGCCCAGAACTCGTCGCAAAACTCACAGACGAGCAAAAGAAAGTATTCGAGAACGCTTTCAATCATCTAACCACACGAGATTCACAGCGTGCCTGGACCAGCGGCCAGTGGATGACTGAGCGAACAGGGGGAAGTGATGTGTCATTGACCGAAACAACAGCAGTGCACATGCCAACGTCTGAGATCCAACTCGCCtcgaaagatgaagagataCCATTAGGACCATGGAGTATCAATGGTTTCAAGTGGTTTTCGTCAGCAACGGACTCGAGAATGACTGTCCTCCTTGCTCGAACATCTAAAGGCGGACTGTCAGCCTTTATGGCTCCCATGTATAAACACGATGCGAGTGCTACCACAGCCACCGGACTTCGGAAAAGCAACGGGGAGCAACTTAATGGAGTTCGGATCCAACGCTTGAAAAACAAATCAGGCACACAGAGTCTCCCAACAGCTGAACTAGTTCTCCAGGACATGCGAGCATGGCTTATAGGGCAAGAAGGCCGAGGCATCCAAGAAATCGCAacaatcttgaccttgactcGAGTTCACTCTTCAGTTGCTGCTGTGGGTTATTTGGGAAGAGGGCTTGCCATCGCAAGAGCATATGCTCAAGTACGAGAGGTTGGTGGTGGAAAGGGGACTCGAATGAAGCTGACAGAGAGTTCATTACACATGAGAACCCTTTCAAAGATATCTTTCGAGTATCGTGGCCTTATGCTTCTTACCATCTTTACATCATATGTCCTTGGCGTTTCGGAGCATGGCATAGCGTCAGACGCAAATCTCTCACCTGCGCTAGAGGCGCTGACACCTTCTGCACAACACGCTGCGCCATTGATTCGGGTCCTTACTCAGCTCACAAAAGCTTACGTTTGCAAAGCATCGGTACAGCTACTTTTCTCCTGTATGGAGGCGCTCGGTGGTGTTGGGTACCTTGCCAATGAGGAACAAGAGTACCTCAATATCGCTCGCCTCCATCGCGATTGCGCTGTGCTGCCTATCTGGGAGGGCACAACAGATGTTTTGAGCACCGATTTCTTGAGGGCTATCAAGCATCCAAAGGCTGGCCAGGACACTCTGAACGCCCTCGAAGACTCTATTAAGAAGGGTATGGCATTTCAAGGAAAGGTGTCTTGGCCTGAAGGCTTGAACAATTTGGCCGCTTGGAAGAGCCTGAGGCAGCGTATTGAACGAGAATCGTTGGCAGACTTGATGGGAGATGCCAGGGAAGTTCTCTGGGCTGTGGCAGATTTACTAGTGtctgttcttctctttgttgaCGCTGGTAGTGACGGTGATCAAGTGTCGCTGGATATTTTCCATCGATTCTTGGAAGGGAAGAATGTCACTACGAAGCGAGAAAAGGTTTCAGCTCGAGAACAGCTTGCGAAGGACTTCGCAGTTGTGTATGGAGGCCCCAGAAACGAGATCTTTGCCAAGCTTTGA